From Lathamus discolor isolate bLatDis1 chromosome 15, bLatDis1.hap1, whole genome shotgun sequence, a single genomic window includes:
- the DBH gene encoding dopamine beta-hydroxylase, whose protein sequence is MGKAGLAGAVLPSMQTSGSKPCSCPSFKLREVASMYFTMIAVFLVILVVALQGSAPRGSDFPYKVPLDPQGLLELSWNVSYPTQAVHFQLLVRDLQFGLLFGMSDRGEFENADLAVLWSDGHNSYFGDAWSDAQGRLHMDSQQDYQLLGAWRAPEGLYLLFRRAFSTCDPKDYLIEDGTVHLIYGILEKPVHSLQAINISAIHRGLQRVQLLKPNITIPKLPSDMKTMEITAPDIVIPSQETTYWCYMAELPHGFPKHHIIMYEPVITAGNEALVHHMEVFQCAAEYDSFPHYNGPCDSKMKPERLNYCRHVLAAWAMGAQPFYYPEEAGIAFGGPGSSRYLRLEVHYHNPLIFKGRRDSSGIRLYYTATLRRHDAGIMELGLVYTPVMAIPPGEDAFVLTGYCTDKCTQLALPAAGIRIFASQLHTHLAGRKVVTVLLRDGRERQVVNSDDHYSPHFQDIRMLKEVVPVFPGDELITTCTYNTEDRSRATVGGFGILEEMCVNYVHYYPRTQLELCKSAVDPGYLHRYFNLVNRFNDEEVCTCPQVSVPQQFYSVPWNTFNRDVLKSLYSFAPISMHCNKSSAVRFPGEWEKQPLPIVTERLREPVPHCPPSPAPRPAAPIPLDLGELGRD, encoded by the exons ATGGGCAAAGCCGGGCTCGCGGGTGCCGTCCTGCCCAGCATGCAGACCTCCGGGAGCAAGCCCTGCTCCTGTCCCAGCTTCAAGCTGCGGGAAGTGGCATCCATGTACTTCACCATGATCGCGGTGTTCCTGGTCATCTTGGTGGTGGCCCTGCAGGGCTCGGCACCCCGTGGCAGTGATTTTCCCTACAAGGTGCCCCTGGATCcccaggggctgctggagctCTCCTGGAATGTCAGCTATCCCACGCAAGCCGTGCATTTCCAGCTCCTAGTCAGGGACCTGCAGTTCGGGCTCCTCTTCGGAATGTCGGACAGGGGCGAGTTTGAGAACGCGGACCTGGCCGTGCTCTGGAGCGATGGGCACAACTCCTACTTTGGG GATGCCTGGAGTGATGCCCAGGGGCGGCTCCACATGGACTCGCAGCAGGACTACCAGCTCCTCGGGGCCTGGAGGGCTCCTGAGGGGCTCTACCTCCTCTTCAGAAGAGCCTTCAGCACCTGTGACCCCAAGGACTATCTCATAGAG GATGGCACCGTGCACCTCATCTATGGGATCCTGGAGAAACCGGTCCATTCCCTCCAAGCCATCAACATCTCTGCCATCCACAGGGGACTGCAGAGGGTGCAGCTGCTAAAGCCCAACATCACCATCCCCAAGCTGCCCAGTGACATGAAGACCATGGAGATAACAGCCCCTGACATTGTCATTCCCAGCCAGGAGACAACCTACTGGTGTTACATGGCAGAGCTCCCACATGGCTTCCCCAAGCACCACATTATCATG TATGAGCCAGTGATCACGGCGGGCAACGAGGCCTTGGTCCACCACATGGAAGTCTTCCAGTGTGCTGCCGAGTACGACAGCTTCCCCCACTACAACGGGCCCTGTGACTCCAAGATGAAGCCTGAACGGCTCAACTACTGCAGGCACGTGCTTGCGGCATGGGCCATGGGAGCGCAG CCTTTCTACTACCCCGAAGAAGCAGGTATTGCCTTTGGTGGCCCAGGCTCCTCCAGATACTTGCGCCTTGAGGTTCACTACCACAATCCCCTGATATTTAAAG GTCGCCGCGACTCCTCAGGGATCCGCCTCTATTACACGGCCACCCTGCGCCGCCACGATGCCGGCATCATGGAGCTGGGCTTGGTCTACACGCCGGTGATGGCCATTCCCCCGGGCGAGGACGCCTTCGTCCTCACAGGCTATTGCACCGACAAGTGCACCCAGCTG gctctgcctgctgccGGCATCCGCATCTTCGCCTCCCAGCTCCACACTCACCTGGCAGGAAGAAAAGTGGTGACGGTGCTGTTGCGGGACGGGAGGGAGAGGCAGGTCGTGAACTCAGACGATCACTACAGCCCCCACTTCCAG gatATCCGCATGCTGAAGGAGGTGGTTCCCGTTTTTCCA GGTGACGAGCTCATCACGACCTGCACATACAACACGGAGGACCGGAGCCGAGCCACTGTG GGAGGGTTCGGCATCCTGGAGGAGATGTGTGTGAACTACGTGCACTACTACCCCCGGACCCAGCTGGAGCTCTGCAAAAGTGCTGTGGATCCGGGCTACCTGCACCGGTACTTCAACCTCGTCAACAG GTTTAACGATGAGGAGGTGTGCACGTGTCCGCAGGTCTCTGTCCCACAGCAGTTTTACTCCGTCCCCTGGAACACGTTCAACAGGGATGTGCTGAAATCCCTCTACAGCTTCGCTCCGATCTCAATGCACTGCAACAAATCCTCTGCTGTCCGGTTCCCG GGCGAGTGGGAGAAGCAGCCGCTTCCCATCGTCACCGAGAGGCTGCGGGAGCCGGTCCCGCACTGCCCGCCCTCCCCGGCACCTCGGCCTGCGGCCCCCATCCCGCTGGACCTGGGCGAGCTCGGGAGGGACTGA